One window of the Flavobacteriaceae bacterium YJPT1-3 genome contains the following:
- a CDS encoding carbonic anhydrase family protein produces MKAHTKETQAQMTPTSALEALKAGNKRFVANKKADRDLLEQVKDTSGGQYPFATILHCIDSRVSAELLFDQGIGDVFSIRIAGNFVNEDILGSMEFACKLAGTKLVMVLGHTSCGAVKGACDHARLGNLTALINKIEPAVEAVEEPKEESQRTSKNIDFVNEVAKKNVMMTMDNIRKRSDVLAQMEEDGAIKIAGGMYDIHTGAVEFY; encoded by the coding sequence ATGAAAGCACATACTAAAGAAACACAAGCCCAAATGACCCCAACTTCTGCCCTGGAGGCCTTGAAGGCGGGTAATAAACGTTTTGTCGCCAATAAAAAAGCAGATCGTGATCTGCTGGAACAGGTCAAAGATACTAGTGGAGGGCAATATCCCTTCGCTACCATTCTACACTGTATTGACTCTCGAGTCTCTGCAGAACTACTCTTCGATCAGGGAATTGGCGATGTTTTCAGCATCCGGATCGCCGGAAACTTTGTCAATGAAGACATACTAGGAAGCATGGAGTTTGCTTGTAAGCTGGCCGGAACTAAGTTGGTCATGGTCTTAGGACATACCAGCTGCGGAGCTGTTAAAGGTGCCTGTGATCACGCACGCCTGGGTAACCTTACGGCACTGATCAACAAGATCGAGCCTGCGGTTGAAGCGGTTGAAGAACCTAAAGAGGAAAGTCAGCGCACGTCTAAGAACATTGATTTTGTGAATGAAGTAGCGAAAAAAAATGTGATGATGACCATGGATAATATCCGCAAACGCAGTGATGTTCTTGCCCAAATGGAAGAAGATGGCGCCATTAAGATTGCAGGCGGCATGTACGATATTCATACCGGAGCTGTTGAATTCTACTAG
- a CDS encoding Dabb family protein: MLPRNYFYISIFSLILLILTSCGKTPSRALDSGFVHTVYFWLQDPDNPEDRQAFEASLLKFMEASGHVQSYMLGTPPTATREVVRDDFTYSLTVLFADAAAQQAYQDEEAHLLFIDESESLWKKVEVNDAVSLSIQPND, from the coding sequence ATGCTACCGAGAAATTATTTCTACATCTCAATCTTTAGTCTGATACTACTAATTCTGACTAGCTGCGGTAAAACGCCTTCCCGCGCTCTGGACAGCGGATTTGTGCATACGGTCTACTTCTGGTTACAGGATCCGGATAACCCGGAGGATCGTCAGGCTTTTGAGGCTTCCTTACTGAAATTTATGGAAGCCAGTGGCCATGTGCAATCCTATATGCTAGGAACTCCACCAACGGCCACCCGTGAGGTCGTGCGCGATGATTTTACCTACAGTCTTACGGTACTCTTTGCTGATGCTGCAGCGCAGCAAGCCTACCAGGATGAAGAGGCGCATTTGCTGTTTATTGATGAATCAGAGTCGCTTTGGAAGAAGGTGGAAGTCAATGACGCTGTATCCTTATCCATTCAGCCCAATGACTAA